One Persicobacter psychrovividus DNA window includes the following coding sequences:
- the pdxA gene encoding 4-hydroxythreonine-4-phosphate dehydrogenase PdxA has protein sequence MRKNTTVTEMKPKVGISIGDINGIGPEVIVKALADSRILNYCLPVIYASPKVVLFYRKRYKLDGFSFHPAPSIDKLQEGKVNLIQVWNEPLEITAGKSTEVGGQFSWMSLKTAAEDLKAGHIDALVTAPINKQNIQSEDFDFPGHTEYLTQVAGASDSLMLLCNNEGLRVGTVTGHIPISKVSSSLTPELLTTKMNIFIDSLKNDFGIAKPKLAVLGLNPHAGEEGLLGAEEEQVIRPVLEQFKKEGNLIYGPFPADGFFGTGAHKKFDGVLAMYHDQGLIPFKYASFDSGVNYTAGLPIVRTSPDHGTAYDIAGKGKADKESFLESLFMAIDICNNRYIKSQQVHRPKVSVEEMDRKMSRRRDLPADEIDRSLEKD, from the coding sequence ATGAGGAAAAATACCACCGTAACGGAGATGAAGCCTAAAGTGGGGATTTCAATTGGAGATATCAATGGGATTGGCCCTGAAGTTATTGTTAAGGCATTAGCCGACAGCCGCATCCTGAATTACTGTCTTCCCGTGATTTATGCGTCGCCCAAAGTGGTTTTGTTTTACCGTAAGCGTTACAAGCTTGATGGTTTTTCGTTCCACCCTGCGCCGTCCATCGATAAGCTGCAGGAGGGAAAGGTGAACCTGATTCAGGTATGGAATGAGCCTTTGGAGATTACGGCAGGTAAGTCCACCGAAGTTGGCGGGCAATTCTCTTGGATGTCCCTGAAAACGGCTGCGGAAGATTTGAAAGCGGGCCATATTGATGCTTTGGTGACTGCCCCAATTAACAAGCAGAATATCCAGAGTGAAGATTTCGATTTTCCAGGGCATACAGAATACCTTACCCAGGTGGCTGGTGCTTCAGATTCCCTGATGCTGTTGTGTAACAACGAAGGCTTGCGCGTAGGGACGGTTACTGGCCATATTCCAATTTCCAAAGTGTCTTCTTCGCTGACTCCCGAGCTGCTGACCACGAAAATGAATATTTTCATTGACAGCCTCAAGAATGATTTTGGTATTGCCAAGCCGAAGCTTGCGGTATTGGGGCTGAACCCCCATGCTGGTGAAGAAGGATTGCTTGGTGCAGAAGAGGAGCAGGTGATTCGACCGGTACTGGAGCAATTTAAAAAAGAAGGTAATCTGATTTACGGGCCGTTTCCTGCGGATGGTTTCTTTGGTACAGGTGCCCACAAGAAATTTGACGGCGTGCTGGCCATGTATCACGATCAGGGTTTGATCCCTTTTAAGTATGCTTCTTTTGATTCTGGTGTAAATTATACTGCAGGATTGCCAATTGTTCGCACTTCGCCCGATCATGGCACGGCTTATGATATAGCAGGGAAGGGAAAGGCAGATAAAGAGTCTTTTTTGGAGTCCTTGTTTATGGCGATTGATATTTGCAATAATAGATACATCAAATCGCAACAAGTCCACCGCCCGAAGGTTTCAGTGGAGGAGATGGACAGGAAAATGAGTCGTCGCAGGGATTTGCCTGCAGATGAAATTGACCGCTCGTTAGAGAAAGACTGA
- the mgtE gene encoding magnesium transporter, producing MEFATPFEITKEFVLKLEKAAQSHEDRFIIESLRGVEPADISVVLEELDGEDSKYILMLLDHDVAGEILAQLDEDVMLPFVAEFSPKELAPIVQDMQSDDAVDLLLEISNHMRDEVIAHINDKEAQMNILDLLRYDEDTAGGLMAKELIKANYKWDIVRTIEEIRRQAEDVEKIYSVYVVDDFDRLLGRVSLKEMILAKDHTKVGDIFEQEVNTISTDSSQEEVAEIMQRYDLEALPVVNARGRLVGRITIDDVVDVITEAAEDERNLMAGISEDVEEDDTIWKLSRSRLPWLIIGMGGGMLAAKFIASFEDDLAIIPVLAAFIPLITATGGNVGLQSSSLVVQSLANPLAIRESLAVRLLKVFGVALLNGLVLNLIVFGINMAMGQSMALSLVVAIALYTVVMLSSILGTMTPWVLDKMGVNPAMASGPFITIANDLLGLTVYFTVAHLLLL from the coding sequence TTGGAATTCGCAACACCCTTCGAAATAACCAAAGAGTTTGTTCTTAAACTTGAAAAAGCCGCACAAAGCCATGAAGACCGATTCATTATTGAATCGCTTCGTGGGGTAGAGCCTGCCGATATTTCGGTGGTCCTCGAAGAACTGGACGGGGAAGACTCCAAGTACATCCTGATGCTTCTGGATCATGATGTGGCTGGAGAAATTCTTGCTCAGCTCGATGAGGATGTCATGCTTCCTTTTGTTGCGGAATTCAGCCCCAAAGAACTCGCCCCGATCGTTCAGGACATGCAATCTGATGATGCGGTGGATTTATTACTGGAGATTTCCAACCACATGCGCGACGAAGTCATTGCCCATATCAATGACAAAGAAGCGCAGATGAACATCCTCGACCTGCTGCGCTACGATGAAGATACCGCTGGCGGACTGATGGCCAAAGAGCTGATCAAAGCCAACTACAAGTGGGATATCGTGCGCACGATTGAGGAAATTCGCCGACAGGCAGAAGATGTCGAAAAAATCTACTCGGTATATGTGGTGGATGATTTTGACCGACTGCTTGGCCGAGTATCACTGAAAGAGATGATTCTTGCCAAAGACCACACCAAGGTAGGCGATATTTTTGAACAGGAAGTCAATACCATATCTACGGACAGCTCGCAGGAAGAAGTTGCTGAAATTATGCAACGATACGACCTGGAAGCACTGCCCGTTGTTAATGCCCGTGGGCGCCTGGTCGGAAGAATTACCATTGATGATGTCGTGGATGTAATTACTGAAGCCGCCGAAGATGAACGTAACCTGATGGCTGGTATTTCGGAGGATGTGGAAGAGGATGATACCATCTGGAAACTCTCCCGTTCTCGTCTGCCATGGCTGATCATCGGGATGGGCGGAGGAATGCTTGCTGCAAAATTCATTGCCAGCTTCGAAGACGACCTGGCCATTATCCCTGTTCTTGCGGCCTTTATTCCATTAATTACAGCCACAGGCGGAAATGTTGGACTGCAATCCTCTTCATTGGTGGTGCAGTCGCTGGCCAATCCCCTCGCAATTCGTGAGAGTCTGGCGGTACGTCTGCTGAAGGTATTTGGTGTAGCATTGCTGAACGGTCTGGTACTGAACCTGATTGTTTTTGGCATCAACATGGCAATGGGTCAATCCATGGCCCTTTCCCTTGTGGTCGCCATTGCCCTTTACACCGTCGTGATGCTGTCCTCAATTCTTGGCACCATGACCCCTTGGGTACTTGACAAAATGGGCGTTAACCCCGCCATGGCTTCAGGACCATTTATTACGATCGCCAATGACCTGCTTGGGCTGACAGTGTACTTCACGGTCGCTCATTTGTTGTTATTATAA
- a CDS encoding DUF177 domain-containing protein, producing MKTLKQFDIDIFQLGLGEHEFSLSFDDTLFEQFEFSLVEKGNGVADIRLTKGSRHISMDFAIDATVELICDRSVEPYEEEITVEDSVFFKYGDEEEPYDGEFAVITKDTLRINVMEFVYEFLTLGLPMKRLHPRYREEEEEEDLLAELLPDRREDGKLVYQSDVDEESEETTDEAEDDDQPVDPRWEALKKLKKK from the coding sequence ATGAAAACGCTTAAGCAATTTGATATAGATATCTTTCAATTGGGCTTGGGGGAACATGAGTTCTCGTTGAGTTTTGACGATACTTTATTCGAGCAATTTGAATTTAGTCTTGTAGAGAAAGGTAATGGTGTGGCGGACATTCGTTTGACGAAAGGTTCAAGACACATTAGCATGGATTTTGCAATCGATGCTACGGTAGAGCTGATCTGTGATCGCTCTGTCGAACCCTATGAAGAAGAAATCACGGTAGAAGATAGCGTGTTTTTTAAATATGGGGACGAAGAGGAGCCTTATGATGGCGAATTTGCGGTGATCACTAAAGATACCCTGCGGATCAACGTCATGGAGTTCGTCTATGAGTTCCTAACCTTAGGGCTGCCAATGAAGCGCCTTCACCCTCGATACCGTGAGGAAGAAGAGGAGGAAGATTTGTTGGCGGAACTACTGCCTGACCGTCGGGAGGATGGCAAACTGGTGTACCAGTCAGATGTGGATGAAGAGTCTGAGGAGACTACGGATGAAGCTGAAGATGACGACCAGCCTGTTGACCCGCGCTGGGAGGCATTAAAAAAATTGAAGAAAAAATAG
- the rsmA gene encoding 16S rRNA (adenine(1518)-N(6)/adenine(1519)-N(6))-dimethyltransferase RsmA — protein sequence MNNVRPKKHLGQHFLTDLSIAKNIADGLTGFKGYKQALEVGPGMGVLTDFLIERNDIDTHLIDIDKESIEYLEKKYPTLGNKIISGDFLRMDLATHFGGEPFALIGNFPYNISTQIYFKLLENKDLIPECVGMIQKEVAQRIASKHGNKVYGILSVLLQAFFEVEYLFTVPPGVFNPPPKVESAVIRLRRNDTAALDCDEKLFFRVVKQGFNNRRKTLRNSLKPLNLSDELRAWEMLDKRAEQLTVADFVLLTQKIETDWNSQHPSK from the coding sequence ATGAATAACGTCAGACCAAAAAAACATCTGGGTCAGCATTTCCTTACTGACCTGAGTATTGCAAAAAATATTGCTGACGGCCTTACAGGCTTCAAAGGCTACAAACAGGCCCTGGAAGTCGGCCCAGGAATGGGCGTACTTACTGATTTCCTGATAGAGCGTAACGACATTGACACCCACCTGATCGATATCGATAAAGAATCCATTGAATACCTTGAAAAGAAATACCCAACACTGGGCAACAAGATCATTTCTGGTGACTTTCTGCGCATGGACCTCGCGACCCACTTTGGTGGCGAACCATTTGCACTGATCGGTAACTTCCCCTATAATATCTCCACGCAGATTTATTTCAAACTGCTGGAGAACAAAGACCTGATCCCTGAGTGCGTAGGCATGATTCAGAAGGAAGTGGCGCAGCGCATCGCTTCCAAGCACGGCAACAAAGTATATGGTATCCTCAGCGTATTGCTGCAAGCCTTCTTCGAGGTGGAATACCTGTTCACGGTACCTCCAGGGGTATTCAACCCACCACCAAAAGTGGAGTCTGCCGTTATCCGCCTTCGCAGGAACGACACCGCTGCTTTGGACTGTGATGAAAAACTGTTTTTCAGGGTTGTGAAGCAAGGGTTCAACAACCGCAGAAAAACACTGAGAAACTCACTCAAGCCCCTCAATTTATCAGACGAGCTGAGGGCGTGGGAAATGCTGGATAAACGCGCGGAACAATTGACCGTGGCAGATTTCGTTTTACTCACCCAAAAAATTGAAACAGATTGGAATTCGCAACACCCTTCGAAATAA
- the rpmF gene encoding 50S ribosomal protein L32 — MAHPKRKISKTRRDKRRTHYKAEPVTLSVCPTTGETHVRHRAYWLEGKLYYKGQVYIEKSEAAI; from the coding sequence ATGGCACATCCTAAACGAAAGATCTCCAAAACAAGAAGAGATAAAAGAAGAACACATTATAAAGCAGAGCCTGTAACGTTGTCTGTTTGTCCTACAACAGGAGAAACTCACGTACGTCACCGTGCATACTGGTTGGAAGGTAAACTTTACTACAAAGGTCAGGTTTACATCGAAAAATCAGAAGCTGCGATTTAA
- a CDS encoding beta-ketoacyl-ACP synthase III: MKKLNAMVSGVHGYVPDFVMDNKEWAKYVDTNDEWIVSRTGIKERRFLKGEDQGSSVMGIEAVKGLLEKTNTAPEEVDLVLCCTVTPDMFFPATANIIANGVGAKNAFGFDLNAACSGFLYGLVTGSQFIETGKYKKVVVVGADKMSSIIDYNNRSTCVLFGDGAAAVMLEPTEEAVGVIDSELQADGVGEPYLHMKAGGSRRPSTHETIDANEHTIHQEGSTVFKFAVTKMADVSAEIVERNQLAPEEISYLVPHQANLRIIDATRRRVGLPVEKVMMNIDRYGNTTNATIPLCLWDYEKKLKKGDNLILAAFGGGFTWGSVYLKWGYDSK, translated from the coding sequence ATGAAAAAATTAAACGCAATGGTGTCGGGAGTTCACGGATATGTTCCTGACTTTGTGATGGACAACAAAGAGTGGGCGAAATATGTGGACACCAATGACGAATGGATCGTTTCCCGAACAGGAATTAAAGAACGTCGATTCTTAAAAGGTGAAGACCAAGGGTCTTCGGTAATGGGTATTGAGGCCGTTAAAGGCCTTTTGGAGAAAACAAACACCGCCCCTGAAGAGGTGGATTTGGTGCTTTGCTGTACTGTTACACCAGATATGTTCTTTCCTGCGACGGCAAATATCATTGCCAACGGGGTAGGTGCAAAGAATGCTTTTGGTTTTGATTTGAATGCTGCATGTTCTGGCTTTTTGTACGGTTTGGTAACAGGGTCTCAGTTCATTGAGACTGGAAAATACAAAAAAGTGGTTGTGGTCGGTGCCGATAAAATGTCCTCGATCATTGATTATAACAACCGCTCAACCTGTGTGCTTTTTGGTGATGGTGCCGCAGCAGTAATGCTTGAGCCTACAGAAGAAGCAGTGGGTGTTATCGACAGCGAATTACAGGCTGATGGTGTCGGAGAGCCTTACTTGCATATGAAAGCAGGAGGTAGCCGCCGTCCTTCAACCCATGAAACCATCGACGCCAACGAGCATACCATCCATCAGGAAGGGTCTACGGTGTTTAAATTTGCAGTAACAAAAATGGCTGATGTTTCTGCCGAGATTGTTGAGCGCAACCAGCTTGCTCCTGAAGAAATCTCTTACCTGGTGCCTCATCAGGCCAACTTGCGAATCATTGATGCCACTCGCCGCCGTGTAGGTTTGCCAGTGGAGAAGGTGATGATGAACATCGACCGCTACGGCAATACCACCAACGCCACTATTCCTTTGTGTTTGTGGGATTATGAGAAGAAACTCAAAAAGGGTGACAACCTGATTCTTGCAGCCTTCGGTGGCGGCTTCACCTGGGGGTCAGTTTACCTTAAATGGGGGTACGATTCAAAATAA